A region of Ornithodoros turicata isolate Travis chromosome 5, ASM3712646v1, whole genome shotgun sequence DNA encodes the following proteins:
- the LOC135394686 gene encoding programmed cell death protein 6-like: MAGMAPPVDRVQLQQLFQSVDKNNSGAIGVTELQNALSNGTWKPFNPTTVRTMIGMFDHNHTGNVTFDEFMSLWNYITEWLNCFRRFDADNSGNIDRNELFQALAQFGFNISQQTLNNLMIKYDSDKKGSINFDDFIQCCVTLQGATQSFRQLDRYNSGRITLTFEEFLNTVLRLSA; the protein is encoded by the exons ATGGCTGGAATGGCTCCGCCTGTAGACAGGGTACAGCTTCAACAGCTCTTCCAAAG TGTCGATAAAAACAACAGTGGTGCCATCGGAGTTACGGAACTTCAGAATGCGCTGTCTAACG GGACCTGGAAGCCTTTCAATCCAACGACTGTACGGACGATGATCG GCATGTTTGACCATAACCACACAGGAAATGTGACCTTCGACGAATTCATGTCTCTCTGGAATTACATCACGGAGTGGCTCAACTGCTTCAGGCGCTTTGATGCTGACAACTCCGGAAATATTGACAGAAATGAGCTTTTTCAGGCCCTCGCTCAGTTTG GTTTTAACATTTCTCAACAAACCTTAAACAATCTGATGATCAAGTATGATTCTGACAAGAAAGGGTCGATCAACTTCGATGACTTTATTCAGTGTTGCGTCACATTACAG GGGGCGACACAATCTTTCCGGCAGCTTGACCGGTACAACAGCGGTAGGATCACACTGACCTTTGAAGAGTTTCTGAACACGGTCCTCCGACTTAGCGCGTGA
- the LOC135394685 gene encoding thiol S-methyltransferase TMT1A-like, with translation MFLGACYRYLVCPTIALSVTTLFLLKISKRFREFFFARIFSVIVSPLLKKSFEGLRKAIMQELDSLESNDVQLRKAGSIRVLEVGIGTGGNFQFISREINLIAVDPNVSFESALMKSLAGHPNIHLERLVAALGEDMHEIPDCSVDAVILTHVLCSVTDVKKVIGESKRVLVPGGKLLFMEHVAYSEGSWILLVQKLLDPLWELMACGCHLNRSPAEEIKSAGFSQTQINVVDLPIISVIKRHIYGVATKGAD, from the exons ATGTTCCTCGGCGCATGCTACCGCTACTTGGTATGTCCGACAATAGCGTTGTCTGTTACCACACTTTTCCTACTCAAAATCAGCAAACGATTTCGAGAGTTTTTCTTCGCTCGAATATTCAGTGTCATCGTTAGTCCGCTGCTCAAAAAATCGTTTGAAGGCTTGCGCAAAGCGATTATGCAAGAACTGGACAGCCTCGAGTCCAACGACGTACAGTTAAGGAAAGCTGGCAGCATCAGGGTCCTGGAAGTCGGCATCGGCACAGGTGGCAATTTCCAGTTCATCAGTAGAGAGATCAATCTCATTGCTGTGGACCCAAATGTATCATTTGAGTCTGCTCTAATGAAAAGTCTTGCGGGGCACCCAAACATCCATCTAGAGCGACTCGTCGCGGCTCTAGGCGAAGACATGCACGAAATACCGGACTGTAGCGTCGATGCTGTCATCCTGACGCATGTCCTGTGTTCTGTCACTGATGTCAAGAAGGTTATAGGCGAATCGAAGCGTGTCCTAGTGCCT GGCGGAAAGCTTTTGTTCATGGAACACGTTGCCTATTCGGAAGGCAGCTGGATATTGCTGGTGCAGAAGCTTCTCGATCCGCTATGGGAGCTCATGGCGTGTGGCTGTCACTTGAACCGATCACCTGCTGAAGAAATTAAGAGCGCAGGATTTTCGCAAACCCAGATTAATGTTGTAGATCTCCCAATAATTTCTGTAATTAAAAGACACATTTATGGCGTTGCAACGAAAGGTGCAGACTGA